A segment of the Salvelinus sp. IW2-2015 unplaced genomic scaffold, ASM291031v2 Un_scaffold6673, whole genome shotgun sequence genome:
TGACTCTCTTTGCAGTTAGTTCATATGCTCTGAGTGATCTTATTGTGTTTGACTGGGTTCTCTTCAAGGGACAAAGCGTTAAAGGGATATTTAAAATAATTCTGCTCTATATCatcaccccaacatcaacatatgtgaaaatgcctagttctatgttttgtagtaaaaagatggagaaagatAAGTGTGAAATGACATGACAACCAATTAGTAGGAAATGCCTAGTTTCTATACTCCAAATGGATAAAATCGCACGACGCacactgatgatgtcattggaacaacttatctttctccatctttttttactacaaaacatagaaactaggcatttcacatatgttgatgttggggtgtcTGGAGCTGATGAATATAGAGCAGAATTATTTTTAAATATCCCTTTAATGCTTTGTCCCTTGAAGAGAACCCCCGTCAAACACAATAAAGATCACTCAGTGCATATGAAACTAACTGCATTAAAAATGAATTCTGGTGCCAGAAAGATGTCGCAGTTTGTTCTTCATAACCTTTTGTGGAGTCAGGTCAGCTTTCATCGAGAAAGagaatacaattgtatttttatttatttaactgggcaagtcgttaagaataaattcttatttacaatgacggcctacctcgcgtcaaacccggacgacactgggccaattacgcgccgccctatgggactcccaatcacagccggttgtgatacagcctggaatcgaaccagggtctgtagtgacgcctcttgcactgagatgcagtgtcttagactgctgcgccactcgggagcccaaagagATAAGAATCTCTTTTCCTGTCCATCTCTGTGCCGAAGGAGCTGCTCAATGCTGCACTCTGACTGGACTACAAGGCTCCTTCCTTCACTCAAGAACTGCAGAAGATATATGAAGttgaaaaaatgtgaaatgtccctttaataaTAAGCTAACAGAGTGCTGGAATAGCAACGCAAGGGCCATCAGACGCGatgtctgtgtcagtgtttgtgtgtgtgtgtggtgtgtgtcttacGTCCTCTGCAGCAGCAGACAGTAATCTACCATGACAGGCACCATGTCCtacggacagagagaaagagagggatggagggatgaagggaggatggagacagagagaaagagagagaattagctaCTCAACCCAGGAAGCCTAAGCACAAGGACAAGCCTTAAAGGCAAATGAAAACTGGTTTCAAGTGTCCGAGCGTTGTCAAACTGAACCGGTGactaacgtgtgtgtgtatgtgggtgagtgtgtgtgtatgtggggtgtgtgtgtgtatcgtgggggggggggtgtgtgtgtgtgtgtgtgtatcgtgggtgtggtgtgtgtgttgtgtgtgtgtgttgtgtgttgtgtgtgtgtgtgtgtgtgtgtggtatcgtgggtgtgtggtgtgtgtgtgtgtgtgtgtgtgtgtgtgtgtgtgtgtgtacctggaaaTGTTGTTCCATGACCTGTATCTTGCCGTGTTCTGGACATTTCTTCACTGAGCGCTCCACATACTGGAACAGAATCTCAACCATCTGGAgagacaatcaatcaatcaatcaatcaaatgagaTTTCTTTGTGGAAGGGGGGGTAGGAAGGGAATGGAGTGAGGGAAGGTAGGAAAGGAAGGGTGGAGGGAAGGATGAAGGGTGAAGAGGATTCACCTTGTCTGCCACCACACCTTTCCTCTTCGCTGGGTCCCAAACAGTCCTGGAAAAAATAACAGACATTACAATACATCAACACAATGACTCGTAAAGGTGTTGTTTTTCACTTTCGTGAGAAAATAATCATCTAGTAAAAACTCTGGTATTAAATGTATAATGGCTCTGTACCCTCAGTGAAAGGCCTCCAACAGAAAGCCCTCAGAATGTAAAGTACTGCAGTGTAGAAGTGATTCAAGGACAAACCGTGAAACACCTGCCTCTGTAGTACAGAAGAGGCCAGACGTTCCACACAGTGGGCTTAGACCTTCTGGAAGTGGTTTTCTAAGCTGTTTTCAGTTGGTCGTCAACATGTCACGTAGACAGCTGTTTTCAGTTGGTCCGTCAACATGTCACGTAGACAGCTGTTTTCAGTTGGTCTGTCAACATGTCACGTAGACAGCTGTTTTCAGTTGGTCCGTCAACATGTCACGTAGACAGCTGTTTTCGTGGTCTGTCAACATGTCGCGTAGACAGCTGTTTTCAGTTGGCCGTCAACATATCACGTAGACAGCTGTTTTCAGTTGGCGTCAACATATCACGTAGACAGCTGTTTTCAGTTGGTCCGTCAACATGTCACCTAGACAGCTGTTTTCAGTTGGTCCGTCAACATGTCACGTAGACAGCTGTTTTCAGTTGGTCTGTCAACATATCACGTAGACAGCTGTTTTCAGTTGGTCTGTCAACATGTCACGTAGACAGCTGTTTTCAGTTGGTCTGTCAACATGTCACGTAGACAGCTGTTTTCAGATTGGTCTGTCAACATGTCACGTAGACAGCTGTTTTCAGTTGTCCGTCAACATGTCACGTAGACAGCGTTTTCAGTTGGTCCTCACATGTCACGTAGACAGCTGTTTTCAGTTGGTCTGTCAACATGTCACGTAGACAGCTGTTTTCAGATGGTCTGTCAACATGTCACGTAGACAGCTGTTTTCAGTTGGTCCGTCAACATGTCACGTAGACAGCGTTTTCAGTTGGTCCGTCAACATGTCACGTAGACAGCTGTTTTCAGTTGGACGTATCATGGGTAAACTGTGACGTATCATGGGTAAACTGTGACGTATCATGGGTAAACTGTGACGTATCATGGGTAAACTGTGACGTATCATGAGTAAACTGTGACGTATCATGGGTAAactgtgactggctgactgatctacaaataatattgagtagttatttataaccaggttctttgtagatcagtcagtctcgACTAAAACTGTAAAGTCATCTGCAACGTCAAACACTCCCATTCAGTGAGGATAAGAGGAGGGAACGGAGAAGGGCAGAGGTTAAAAGAAGAAGAGATGTGGCCTGTAAAGTAAGACACATCCTGAAGTGACATCATGTGACACTTACATTCAGACTGATGATGTCACAGTTCAGCTGCAGCTGTCTTTGCTTGATGACATGGATGGTTCCGGTCTCATCCTTCTTCACCTGGACACAAACAGTCAAAAGGACAGTAGGTTTACAAAAAATATCTGTTGTTAATGTTTACTAAACAAGGAATAATGGTAACCAGGAAGTAAACAGGAAGTGAGGTGTTACCAGCAG
Coding sequences within it:
- the vps8 gene encoding vacuolar protein sorting-associated protein 8 homolog; its protein translation is MVEILFQYVERSVKKCPEHGKIQVMEQHFQDMVPVMVDYCLLLQRTDLLFNHAIYPPGGELCGSGDLPGELEPYPCRSVWAVTAPVMRDC